Proteins co-encoded in one Nicotiana sylvestris chromosome 7, ASM39365v2, whole genome shotgun sequence genomic window:
- the LOC138872868 gene encoding uncharacterized protein, whose protein sequence is MTHFVTAVKGNDLTKEQISSIWMKKFGETLTGKALTWYSPLPACSIETLEEMADKLVTAHAGAQKAEARVNYIFANKQSLGEGLKDFLIRFNRVLMTMQNVSEGMAVVAFQNGLNREGSKATRKLLSRLMKYPPTNWDKIHNGYCAEVKADEGNLNGLTHWLNSVQTKSRKGRRDSTRRDHRIL, encoded by the coding sequence ATGACTCACTTTGTCACCGCCGTGAAAGGCAATGACCTCACCAAAGAACAAATATCCTCAATTTGGATGAAGAAGTTTGGTGAGACCCTCACGGGAAaggcattaacatggtattcgcCGCTACCAGCATGCTCCATAGAAACTTTAGAAGAAATGGCCGATAAATTAGTAACCGCCCATGCTGGAGCCCAGAAGGCTGAGGCGAGAGTAAACTACATATTTGCTAATAAGCAGTCCCTAGGAGAGGGACTAAAGGACTTCCTCATCCGGTTTAACAGAGTATTGATGACTATGCAAAACGTATCTGAAGGGATGGCGGTCGTAGCTTTTCAGAACGGGCTGAATAGAGAGGGTTCAAAAGCAACTAGAAAACTGTTGAGCCGATTGATGAAGTATCCTCCAACCAATTGGGATAAAATCCATAATGGTTATTGTGCTGAGGTCAAAGCAGATGAGGGTAATCTCAATGGATTAACTCACTGGCTAAACTCGGTACAAACCAAATCCAGAAAAGGACGAAGAGACAGTACCAGAAGAGATCATCGGATTCTGTGA